Proteins from one Cloacibacillus sp. genomic window:
- a CDS encoding DedA family protein: MEALSSFLSYGIQLFSDLIQWLVEVIGHLGYPGIVGLMFLESSFFPFPSEVVVPPAGYLAWKGEMNIFLVILSGITGSILGGLFNYWIAVRWGRPIFEKYGKYFFITHESLDKAEIFFARHGHISTFTGRLLPVIRQYISLPAGLARMPLAQFALYTALGSGIWVVILALVGYFLGSNQALIHQEIKKISLALIAACAVLVVIYIIIYRRKHHK, encoded by the coding sequence GCTGGTGGAGGTCATCGGCCATCTTGGATATCCCGGGATCGTCGGCCTCATGTTCCTTGAATCTTCCTTTTTCCCCTTCCCCAGCGAGGTCGTGGTACCGCCGGCGGGTTACCTTGCCTGGAAGGGTGAGATGAATATATTTCTCGTAATACTCAGCGGGATCACGGGCAGTATTCTCGGCGGCCTTTTTAACTATTGGATCGCCGTGCGCTGGGGGCGTCCGATCTTTGAAAAATATGGAAAATACTTTTTCATTACCCATGAATCGCTTGACAAGGCGGAGATCTTCTTTGCCCGCCACGGACATATAAGTACCTTCACGGGACGTCTTCTGCCTGTGATACGTCAGTATATTTCGCTCCCCGCCGGACTTGCGAGGATGCCGCTCGCGCAGTTTGCCCTATATACCGCGCTCGGCTCGGGGATCTGGGTCGTGATTCTCGCCCTCGTCGGTTATTTCCTCGGCAGCAATCAGGCGCTCATCCACCAGGAGATAAAGAAAATAAGTCTTGCCCTGATCGCCGCCTGCGCCGTACTAGTTGTGATTTATATAATTATTTATCGCCGAAAACACCATAAATAG